The following proteins come from a genomic window of Nicotiana tomentosiformis chromosome 12, ASM39032v3, whole genome shotgun sequence:
- the LOC138902977 gene encoding uncharacterized protein → METSGVSFTTFQFFGVALRWWEVYESCRSIGAAPLTWQEFSILFLENFVPQSCREELRRQFEQLRQDDMSVMQYKMSFSKLSRHAVWLVPTDRERIRMFIGGLTYQLRLLMTWERVSGATFDEVVDITR, encoded by the coding sequence atggagactagtggagtctcgttcactacttttcagttttttggggttGCTTTAAGATGGTGGGAGGTTTATGAAAGTTGCAGGTCGATCGgggcagcaccacttacatggcaggagttctccattctctttttggagaactTTGTTCCACAGTcttgcagagaggagctgcgcagacagtttgagcagttacgtcaggatgatatgtctgtgatgcaataCAAGATGAGTTTTTCTAAGTTgtctcgtcatgcagtttggttggttcccactgatagggagaggattaggatgTTCATTggtggcctcacatatcagctgcggttacttatgacttgggagagggtatctggtgctacttttgatgaggtagttgacattactcggtag